GTGTAATAAGCCATGTGTTTCCCCACTGGAAAGTAAAAACCATTTTGGTAAATATCTTCACAGCTTTTTCCTAGTCCTGGGTTATCCGCTAGAGTTTGGAAACCTGAAAGCAAGGTCGACTTATATTTTTGCCACTGCGCTTCAGCGAAATTTTCAATGGTGTAGTGTTTAATCTTGAGTAAGTGCTCTTGGGCTAATTGGCTGAGCTTATATTGTTTATTTTGCATATTGAGGTAAACGCTCAATCAAAGGGTGTTTAGAAAAGTGGCACCATCAACGGTTTTGCCACTATCTAAGTCTTTCTGAGCAGACTCAAAGCAGTGTTTGAGATAATCGAGTTTCATTGCTTCAAGTTCTT
This genomic window from Vibrio metoecus contains:
- a CDS encoding type II toxin-antitoxin system RelE/ParE family toxin; translation: MQNKQYKLSQLAQEHLLKIKHYTIENFAEAQWQKYKSTLLSGFQTLADNPGLGKSCEDIYQNGFYFPVGKHMAYYTKEADFILIVAVLGQSQLPQKHLKQSRFVS